The DNA region AATCTGTTTGACGCGAACTGGATCATTAAATACTAAAGGATTTTGCAGATCGATTTGCACTAACAATGAGAGGTTTTTGGCGTCAGCTAGGGAACGCATTTCATTTACAGCAAGATTTATTACCTTTGAAACATCAAAATTTTCTGCTTTTAAGTCTAATCGTCCTGTTTCCAGCTTGGAAAAGTCAAGAACTTCATTGACTAGCATCAGCAAATGTTTTCCATTATTCAAGATGCGCTCAACCATATCTGCTTGCTGGTGCGTTAGTTGACCGAACTTAGGACGCAGCAGTATTTGCGAAAAACCAATAATCGCATTCATCGGCGTTCTAAGTTCATGAGACATAGTTGCCAAAAAATGCGATTTTAGCACTGATGCTTCTGATAACTTGAAGTTTTGCATTTGCAGCTGTTGCTGTTGTCTCTCCAATTCTTGGTTCTTACGAATAAGTTGTTCATGACTTTCTCTAAGCTGGTCTTTTGCCAAAGCTACTTGTATTTCAGCCCGATAAACCCGAATCGCACTCCGCAAAACTTGTGCCAAGTTTTCTGGAGATATTCTAGACTTAGAGAGATAGTCTGTAGCACCAGTTTTTAATAATTGGGCAGCAGTTTGTTGATCTTCTTGATCAGTTAGGACTACTAAAGGAACTTTAATTTCCGAAGAACGTAACTGTTGAATTAAGGTTAGTCCATCCTGATCTAGTAAGCGATAGCCGAGGAAAACACAATCATAAGCAGTAGTGCTTAAAATAGAAAACGCATTATTGCCATCGGCTACTTCAGATAGTTCCATTTGAATACCTGCTTTAGTCAAGGCACAACGGACTGCAATCCGGTCTACTTCATCATCATCTACAACCAAAATTTTCAGCGTATCTTCCATCGGTTTTTATTTTTGCCGCTAAACATAGGTTGATGTATATTCCTGTTTTGAGATTATCTAACTATAAATATAAGATTTTCGGACATTTAGAATCTGTAACTTTATTAACTAAGGCATTTCGCACAATATTCAATACTTGTTGAGCTTTGCCATCATCTCTAGAAAGTTAAGGAAGGTCACATTGCTTTGAATTTAAAATTAAAAAATTAAAAATTATCATAAATAAATAAATTTAGAGGCTTGTGTCATGAGTCTGTTTCGGTAATTAACCAACCAAAAACTATTGGTCTTAAGCCAGCAAACATAGCTAATTTAAAGTAAAATAAAATACTTTTGCTTGGCTTAAAACAATTGTAATTGAGTCAGCAAGCGACCGTCGTCAGCCATTGGTGAGAGTTGCATAGCATTGTTGTGTACCATAAGCTTGAGTAGTTATACTTATAAGTTTGATTGTTGTATGTAGACAAAAGTAGCTTTTTATACCTATCTTGAATTTGAAGTAATCCTACCTCCTGAGATTTCGGCAATTTCCTTAATGATCGCTAGACCCGTGTTAGTATTTCTGTGGCGATCGCAGCCTTCCACATCCAGTGAAAAGTCACGCCAGCAAGCTTCCTACGAAGAACAACGAATTACTTTGCTGCTATTAATTCCACCAAATTTAACGTCGGCTAATTCTCTTCCATGAGGATACCCATCAGATGGATCAATCCACTGAATCCAAAGGTTTGGTTAAAAATCACTAGAAAGTATCGTTTACTTTCTTGTAAGATAATTTTTACCTTTTGTAATTTGTCCATTTTTGTAAGCTTTATACAAGATAATAGTAATTAACTAATGGAACATGGCAATTGAGAACTGAATTTTTTGCACGGAAGGAGCAATTTTGCATTAGCTTCAATCTTTCATACTTATTGTGCAAGTATCTATATATCTCTAGCTAGATTTATTCTCTATCTAAATGTTCAAGAATAGGAGGTTGATTATTTCTATCGGTGGATGCAGAGTGATTGAAAGATCATCTATCTTTAGATTGGGAAAATAAAAGATAGCGCTTACAAAAAGTAATACTTTGACAGATGCAAACAGCGTAAGAGCGAGTGTAGCGATGAATGAAATTAGCATTATTTTAATTGAAGATCATGACTTAACGCGAATGGGGCTACGAGCAGCATTACAGTCTCACAGCGCATTGAAAGTAATTGGCGAAGCAGCAAATGCTACCCAAGGATTAAAACTTTTAGAAACGGCAAAGCCAGATGTAGCAGTTGTAGATATCGGTTTGCCTGACATGGATGGCATTGAACTCACTCGTAAATTTAAACGCCACCAAGCTGAAACTGGGCAATCGTCAACCAAGATTTTGATCCTGACAATGGATCATACAGAAGATGCTGTACTTGCAGCCTTCGCGGCGGGTGCTGATTCTTATTACATGAAAGAAACAAGTATCAGTAAATTAACTGAGGCAATCCAAGCGACTCACGGCGGTAACTCTTGGATTGATCCGGCAATTGCCAACGTGGTATTGCGGAAGATGCGGCAAGGTATTCCTGGAGAGAGCCAAGGTTCTGATAAAACGCCGAAAACTGTAAAAATTGAGGCATTGGCGTCAGAATACGAGCAAGTTTTGGAAACATACCCCCTGACTCAACGAGAACTAGAAATCCTCGAATTGATTGTAGCTGGGTGTAGCAATGGGCAAATTGCCGAGAAACTCTACATTACAGTTGGTACTGTGAAGACCCATGTTCGTAATATTCTAAATAAACTATGTGCGGATGACCGTACCCAAGCTGCTGTAAGGGCTTTACGTTCTGGGTTGGTAGCGTAAGGGACTGGGGATGAGGAGCAGGGGGAGCAGGGGGAGCAGGGGGAGATGAGGGGACAAGGAAAATAACTATCCCAATGCCCAATGCCCAATGCCCAATCAAAATCGTTCCTGTAAACATTCTGCAATGCGTAGTGCTGCTCCGGGTTTACCCATGCGTCGTAGACCATTTTCGGCAATAATTTGCAAAATATCAGGATCTTTGAATAGAGACTGTACAACCTTCGCTACTTCTGCTGGCTGCTCAACTAAAATCAAAGATGAGCCTAGAAGACGACTTTGAGCTTCAGCAAAGCCACGGTTATATTGAGGCCCATTACCAGGAATCGCGATCGCAGGTTTTCCTAAACCGATAAACTGTTCTGTGGCTGTACCTGCCATAGCGATCGCTATGTCTCCCAAATGTAAGCAATCATTATAAGCTTTTTGTGTCAGCAGTAAGTATGCATTCCTTTGTTTAAATGTCAATACACTCGCATCAGCAATTTGGATAGGACATGCTGATTCAGTGCGCCAGCCTTGGGATTGGACACTTTGGGATAAAATATGAGAGTCTAAACCCGGAGCGATCGCACCTAAAAAGATCACTCTGTTAGAAGTATAGAAAATCGAATTTCGCTCCTGGAAACTTGCCATCAACGCAGATACAGCAATCATAATTGTTTCCCAGTTGGCGTATGCCTCTGGCGGACGGGAACCAGGAAGAAGAGTCACTACAAAAGGTCGAACTATCTCTTGTTGTTGGCTATCCTGACTATAAAATTGTTGGCGTGAAAAGGTCGGTTGCAGAGCATCCATCATAGGATTACCCAAATAAAAAGCTGGAATTGGCCATTGTTTTAATGTTTCCGTCGTCAGTGCATCTCTAAGAAACACCGCCTGACAACGGCGACGACTCATTAACCAACGTTCCCAAGGATGGTAAACTGAACCAGAAAAGTTTTCCCAACGCATATTTTTAGATTTCCGTGGTAATAATCCAGCTTCATCCCGCACATAATATTCAGATTTCGCCGTACCTACAAAAGCATAATTAGCGCCACTGAAAGTTGCAAACAACAGTGGCAAAATATCTCCCACCGCTAAAATCGCTCTTTTATGACCTAATTTTTTTTGAGAACTCACCCAACGACGAATAGCTTTTATCTGGGTAAGGGTAAGTTGTAATAAACCACCGCGTACATCCCGCGCTAATTGGCGGCCATCCATATAAATAAAGCCGCCAGAAGGCATAGTGCGGACTGAACCAATGAGGGGAATATCCAACTGTTGGTAAGCATGTCCTTCACCCACCAGAGGTAAAGCAAAGATTTCTGGTGGATTTAATTGTCGTTGGAGTTCTTGTAAAATCCGAACTGCAATGATATCTTCCCCATGACCATTACTTAATATAAGTAAGTGTAAAGGAGAAGTTGCAGCTTGAGAATTAGAGGTTAGGGATAATCGGGATACATTACTCATAGAATCTCGCAGTAAGTATTTTGAGTATCAAGCGATGCTGATATCATGCCATGAAGAGTGCCGAGTTCACCCACAAGGGTTAGCCACTGCGGCGCAAAGCTTTCTCGGCATAAAGCAAGTGGTGTCGGCACTTTTACCAAGTACAAAAATGCTGAGTATTTCTTAATTCACTCAGCACTCAGCACTGAGTTCTAGAAAAAGCACCCAGATTTTGATCACCCGCAACTTGGGTTAGTATAAAGCTATAGGAATTCTACTTGATTATTGTCAAATATACTGAGAGCTAAATCTTTATATAGTAAACTCTTAGCTCTTATGGTTTTTCAAAAATCAAATAGGAGTCCTATATCAGATAAACACAGGTAAACACAAACTCTCTGAGGGTTTATCTGATGCCAATCTTTGATTTAATAATGGGAAGTAACTTTATGTCTCAAAAGGTTCTAGTTGTTTTAACAAGCCATGACACCTTGGGGAACACAGGCAAAGAAACTGGATACTATTTGCCAGAAGTGAGCCACCCAGTCGCCGTTTTCGAGCGAGCTGGCTTGACTGTTGATTACGTCAGTCCCAAAGGTGGGAAAGCACCCATGATTGGAATTGATCTTAATGATCCAGCGAATGCTGCGTTTATCAACAACCCTGAGAAGATGGCAAAGGTGGAGAATACTTTGAACCCAAGTGAGGTTGATCCATCAGCTTATGATGCAATCTTCTATGCGGGTGGACATGGTACGATGTGGGATTTTGCTGACAATTCTCAGTTGGCTAGCATTGCAGCAAGCATCTACGAACGAGGTGGTGTAGTTTCTGCGGTGTGTCATGGCCCTGCTGGGTTGGTCAACATCCGACTTTCAAACAATGAGTATTTAGTAGCCGGAAAGAAAGTGTCTGTCTTCACCAATGAAGAAGAAACAGCAGCAGGATTAACCGATGTTGTACCCTTTCTGTTAGAAGCAAAGTTGATTGAGCGGGGTGCAACAGTAGATAAAGCACCGAACTTTCAGGCAAAAAGCGTGGTGAGCGATCGCTTGGTTACTGGACAAAACCCAGCCTCAGCAACAGGTGTTGCTGAAAAGGTCGTAGAACTTCTGAAACAGCAAAGTCCTAGCCTTACCTCAAGCCCAGGTTGGGCCGGATAGAAGAAAAAAGAGATAATATTTCTTTATTTTCACATAGGGGTAATTCATGAATTGCCCCTACAGGATTTACTTTTGCGTAAGTCCTAGTAGGGAGTGGTCGCAGTTATGTGTTAGCTTCCGCAGAATATCGCTTCCCCGTCTTACCAATCGTAGGGGGTGTATTATTTGCCGATTTTGCCTCAGACTTAGGCTCCGGTGATACTGTATTAGGAGATCCAGCAGGTGTGCGAGGCAAAGCAGGCTATGGTTTTGGTTATGGGACTGGAGTGCGCTTAAATTCACCACTAGGCTTAATTCGGGCTGACTATGGTATTAACGAACTTTGGGGGTTTAAGTCCCCAGCAAGATAGGCAGCACGTTTTGTGTCGGGGTCTAAATCCCCGTCACAAAACGTAATTGCGAATTGCGAATTGCGAATTGCGAATTGCGAATTGGTTTAATGACCAAGGAGAAAGCAAAGTGCATTTAGGGATAGGTCAGCGATTTTAAGAAAGTGAGCATTTAGAAGATTAATGCGGATTTAGCCAAAAACTGAAAAAAGAGAATTAATCTATTATTTCGTTTTTCGTCAGTGCATCCTTTGACTATAATTTACCCGCCTAAT from Nostoc commune NIES-4072 includes:
- a CDS encoding type 1 glutamine amidotransferase domain-containing protein — its product is MSQKVLVVLTSHDTLGNTGKETGYYLPEVSHPVAVFERAGLTVDYVSPKGGKAPMIGIDLNDPANAAFINNPEKMAKVENTLNPSEVDPSAYDAIFYAGGHGTMWDFADNSQLASIAASIYERGGVVSAVCHGPAGLVNIRLSNNEYLVAGKKVSVFTNEEETAAGLTDVVPFLLEAKLIERGATVDKAPNFQAKSVVSDRLVTGQNPASATGVAEKVVELLKQQSPSLTSSPGWAG
- a CDS encoding ATP-binding response regulator, which encodes MEDTLKILVVDDDEVDRIAVRCALTKAGIQMELSEVADGNNAFSILSTTAYDCVFLGYRLLDQDGLTLIQQLRSSEIKVPLVVLTDQEDQQTAAQLLKTGATDYLSKSRISPENLAQVLRSAIRVYRAEIQVALAKDQLRESHEQLIRKNQELERQQQQLQMQNFKLSEASVLKSHFLATMSHELRTPMNAIIGFSQILLRPKFGQLTHQQADMVERILNNGKHLLMLVNEVLDFSKLETGRLDLKAENFDVSKVINLAVNEMRSLADAKNLSLLVQIDLQNPLVFNDPVRVKQILINLLSNAIKFTESGEVCVEVKELPANRVTIIVRDTGIGIASKDFKRIFEAFRQVDQTLTRKYPGTGLGLAIIDSLVRMMGGKIFLESRLGVGSTFKIELPRQITLSPVGANVPLQVDGERVFGSTKNPHHSSYEARQASIGCHKFKL
- a CDS encoding response regulator transcription factor — its product is MNEISIILIEDHDLTRMGLRAALQSHSALKVIGEAANATQGLKLLETAKPDVAVVDIGLPDMDGIELTRKFKRHQAETGQSSTKILILTMDHTEDAVLAAFAAGADSYYMKETSISKLTEAIQATHGGNSWIDPAIANVVLRKMRQGIPGESQGSDKTPKTVKIEALASEYEQVLETYPLTQRELEILELIVAGCSNGQIAEKLYITVGTVKTHVRNILNKLCADDRTQAAVRALRSGLVA
- a CDS encoding lipid-A-disaccharide synthase-related protein — translated: MSNVSRLSLTSNSQAATSPLHLLILSNGHGEDIIAVRILQELQRQLNPPEIFALPLVGEGHAYQQLDIPLIGSVRTMPSGGFIYMDGRQLARDVRGGLLQLTLTQIKAIRRWVSSQKKLGHKRAILAVGDILPLLFATFSGANYAFVGTAKSEYYVRDEAGLLPRKSKNMRWENFSGSVYHPWERWLMSRRRCQAVFLRDALTTETLKQWPIPAFYLGNPMMDALQPTFSRQQFYSQDSQQQEIVRPFVVTLLPGSRPPEAYANWETIMIAVSALMASFQERNSIFYTSNRVIFLGAIAPGLDSHILSQSVQSQGWRTESACPIQIADASVLTFKQRNAYLLLTQKAYNDCLHLGDIAIAMAGTATEQFIGLGKPAIAIPGNGPQYNRGFAEAQSRLLGSSLILVEQPAEVAKVVQSLFKDPDILQIIAENGLRRMGKPGAALRIAECLQERF